Proteins from one Elgaria multicarinata webbii isolate HBS135686 ecotype San Diego chromosome 3, rElgMul1.1.pri, whole genome shotgun sequence genomic window:
- the LOC134396991 gene encoding zinc finger protein 239-like translates to MEGKEHGTEIEEKWGIKSIFLKGLEVCDIPLIEERFHREEKRFQCLEGEKQFSCNSQLKRQQIIHTGEKPYECLECRKSFNHSSNLNKHQGTHTGENPYECQDCEKRFRLSGHLKSHRIIHTGEKPYECLECRKSFNHSSNLNKHQRIHTGEKPYECLECGKRFSYSSTLNQHQKIHTGEKPYECLECGKRFIQSSNLNKHQRIHTGDKPYECLECGKRFSQSSNFNHHQRIHTGEKPYECLECGKRFSRSGHLMSHRIIHAGKKPYECLECGKSFNHSSNLNKHQRIHTGEKPYECLECGKRFSQSGHLKSHRIIHAGEKPYECLECGKRFRQRSYLNKHQRIHTLEKRYECLECGKSFAHSTQLVTSKHSHRREAL, encoded by the coding sequence ATGGAGGGCAAGGAACATGGAACAGAAATTGAAGAGAAGTGGGGAATCAAGTCTATTTTTTTGAAAGGGTTAGAAGTCTGTGATATTCCATTGATAGAAGAACGATTTCACAGGGAAGAAAAAAgatttcagtgcttggagggTGAGAAGCAATTCAGTTGCAACTCACAACTTAAGCGACAACAaataattcatacaggggagaagccctatgaatgcctagagtgcagaaagagcttcaatcacagcagcaaccttaataaacatcaaggcactcacacaggggagaacccCTATGAATGCCAGGATTGCGAAAAGAGGTTCAGACTGAGTGGTCATCTTAAGTCGCATCGAATAattcacacgggcgagaagccctatgaatgcctggagtgtcgaaagagcttcaatcacagcagcaaccttaataaacatcaaagaattcacacgggcgagaagccctatgaatgcctggagtgtggaaagaggttcagttaCAGCAGCacccttaatcaacatcaaaaaattcacacaggagagaagccctatgaatgcctggagtgcggaaagagattCATTCAGAGCAGCAACCttaataaacatcaaagaattcacacaggggacaaGCCCTatgaatgtctggagtgtggaaagaggttcagtcagaGCAGCAACTTTAatcatcatcaaagaattcacacaggggagaagccctatgaatgcctggagtgtggaaagaggttcagtcggAGTGGTCATCTTATGTCGCATCGAATAATTCACGCGGgcaagaagccctatgaatgcctggagtgtggaaagagcttcaatcacagcagcaaccttaataaacatcaaagaattcacacaggcgagaagccctatgaatgcctggagtgtggaaagaggttcagtcagaGTGGTCATCTTAAGTCGCATCGAATAATTCAcgcgggcgagaagccctatgaatgcctagagtgtggaaagagattccgTCAGAGAAGCTACCttaataaacatcaaagaattcacacattAGAGAAGcgctatgaatgcctggagtgcggaaagagctttgctcacagcacacagCTTGTGACATCAAAGCACTctcacaggagagaagccctatga